Proteins encoded in a region of the Methanobacterium petrolearium genome:
- a CDS encoding YbhB/YbcL family Raf kinase inhibitor-like protein encodes MVMKVSSTAFDDGQPIPPKYSCEGSNISPPLNWNLSRLLIPDEGSMAIICDDPDAPGGTWIHWVIFNLPPETSSLPEMVMPREQLENGAKQGANSWGNIGYSGPCPPSGTHRYYFKVYVLDTKLDLPAGTTKGELLKAMENHVLDEGQLRGTYTRK; translated from the coding sequence ATGGTTATGAAAGTTTCAAGCACAGCATTTGATGATGGACAGCCTATACCTCCCAAATATAGTTGTGAAGGTTCAAATATTTCCCCTCCCCTCAATTGGAATCTTTCCCGGTTATTAATACCTGATGAGGGTAGTATGGCCATTATATGTGATGATCCTGACGCACCAGGGGGCACCTGGATCCACTGGGTGATTTTTAATCTGCCCCCTGAAACCAGCAGCTTACCAGAGATGGTGATGCCCCGGGAACAACTTGAAAATGGTGCAAAGCAGGGTGCTAACAGCTGGGGAAATATCGGATACAGTGGACCCTGCCCACCAAGTGGAACTCACCGCTATTACTTCAAAGTCTATGTCTTAGATACTAAACTGGACCTTCCTGCAGGAACTACCAAAGGAGAACTTTTAAAAGCCATGGAAAACCATGTACTTGATGAAGGTCAGTTAAGGGGGACTTACACCCGGAAATGA
- a CDS encoding DUF3096 domain-containing protein has translation MKEDTTREIISIIAIILGVLMLIYPQLVGYLAGLFLIIYGILELIK, from the coding sequence ATGAAAGAAGACACTACACGTGAAATAATCTCTATAATCGCTATTATTTTAGGGGTTTTAATGCTTATTTACCCCCAACTGGTAGGATACCTTGCAGGATTATTCCTGATAATATATGGTATACTGGAACTTATCAAGTAA
- a CDS encoding 7-cyano-7-deazaguanine synthase produces the protein MKIQKQELISLITRIRRDIGHKDVEVGISNLFFEKKTRNLLIITPDRPEKSVIIGKGGWVVGRLREELGVDSIHVEAYSDFIVPLYRMKLALVKLKEIITEYNYPENMPLLSLANLLEDRINNPYNVESLLQKFNYTELTTDEFHGEKVNKKSENNLEIEETGSEMESDILEIKQDKLRTVVALSGGVDSSASLIIAKILGFNPLAVTVNPGDIILPSYFQESAEKLAGKLGVEHIYLDVNMQELIDGSLEGRFHPCGRCSGIIEQTIMGFARENRIPFIIYGDLLSTGANSFQKEGEVLRINLPAVLSFKKGDVKDITNKWGVKKRHSYGCPLLGVVHKKQPHMRRFSIQRVLRETRAGVLEPGEALDQITGML, from the coding sequence TTGAAAATTCAAAAACAGGAATTGATATCATTAATCACTAGAATAAGAAGGGATATAGGTCATAAAGATGTTGAAGTTGGTATATCTAACCTATTTTTTGAAAAAAAAACCAGAAATCTTCTAATCATAACTCCGGATCGTCCTGAAAAATCAGTGATAATCGGCAAGGGAGGTTGGGTAGTGGGCAGACTCCGTGAAGAATTGGGAGTTGATTCCATCCATGTTGAAGCCTATTCTGATTTTATAGTTCCATTGTACCGAATGAAACTTGCCCTGGTTAAATTAAAAGAGATTATTACAGAATACAACTACCCTGAGAACATGCCCCTTCTTAGTTTAGCTAATCTCCTTGAAGATCGTATAAACAATCCTTACAATGTTGAATCTCTTTTGCAGAAGTTCAATTATACTGAACTGACTACTGATGAATTTCATGGTGAAAAAGTTAATAAAAAGAGTGAAAACAATCTTGAGATAGAAGAAACAGGTTCTGAGATGGAAAGCGACATTCTTGAAATTAAACAAGATAAACTTAGAACTGTGGTGGCATTATCAGGAGGTGTGGACAGCAGCGCGTCCCTGATAATTGCCAAAATATTGGGATTCAATCCCCTGGCTGTCACTGTAAACCCGGGGGATATCATTCTTCCTAGTTATTTTCAGGAGAGTGCAGAAAAACTCGCCGGAAAACTTGGGGTAGAACACATCTATCTGGATGTGAATATGCAGGAACTCATTGATGGTTCCCTGGAGGGACGATTCCACCCCTGTGGAAGATGTTCTGGGATTATTGAACAAACCATAATGGGATTTGCTAGGGAAAACAGAATTCCTTTTATTATATATGGAGATCTTCTATCTACCGGAGCAAATTCTTTCCAGAAGGAAGGTGAAGTTTTGAGAATTAACCTCCCTGCGGTGTTATCTTTTAAAAAAGGCGATGTTAAAGACATAACTAACAAATGGGGGGTTAAAAAAAGGCATAGCTATGGATGTCCCTTGTTGGGGGTGGTACATAAAAAACAGCCTCACATGAGACGTTTTTCCATCCAGAGGGTTCTAAGAGAAACTAGGGCAGGAGTACTGGAGCCAGGTGAGGCCTTAGATCAGATTACTGGCATGCTATAA